A genome region from Setaria italica strain Yugu1 chromosome III, Setaria_italica_v2.0, whole genome shotgun sequence includes the following:
- the LOC101783871 gene encoding WAT1-related protein At5g64700 isoform X1 has protein sequence MGAKKPYVIAVVIQLIYAGMFVVSKAAFDMGMNTFVFIFYRMVAASLLLLPIAIVLERKNVRSLSLVLLLKLFFYALIGNTFSLNLYNVSMKFTSATVASASSNSMPVVTICLALLLRMEVVKLRSLSGTAKVAGVALCLAGVFILAFYTGPALSPVNPHRAFAVAHATNSKIPSRMTWIKGTFFMVLANVTWALWIVLQSALLKEYPNKMLVTVTQCVFSTVQSFVVAVVAEKDFSKWNLRLDISFIAIVYTGFVVTGVSYYLQAWCMEMKGPVFLAMWNPLCFVFTIFCSSFFLGEIVHLGSIVGGALLVGGLYSVLWAKSRETRITLMSSMAKMTDEMQDEQGHKKSQEKDDGNKEQEKSTSALGVEQV, from the exons ATGGGCGCGAAGAAGCCTTACGTGATCGCCGTCGTCATTCAGCTTATCTACGCCGGCATGTTCGTCGTCTCCAAGGCAGCCTTCGACATGGGGATGAACACCTTCGTCTTCATCTTCTACAGAATGGTCGCCGCGTCGCTCCTCCTGCTCCCCATTGCGATTGTCCTCGAAAG GAAGAATGTGCGGTCTTTGTCCTTGGTTCTGCTCCTGAAGCTCTTCTTCTATGCCTTGATCGG GAATACATTTAGCTTGAACCTGTACAACGTAAGCATGAAGTTCACGTCGGCGACGGTGGCATCTGCGTCGAGCAACTCCATGCCCGTCGTCACCATCTGCCTGGCGCTGCTGCTGAGGATGGAGGTGGTGAAGCTGCGGAGCCTTTCCGGCACGGCCAAGGTCGCCGGCGTGGCGCTCTGCCTCGCCGGCGTCTTCATCCTCGCCTTCTACACCGGGCCGGCGCTGAGCCCCGTGAATCCCCACCGCGCCTTCGCTGTCGCCCACGCCACTAACAGCAAGATTCCGAGCAGGATGACGTGGATCAAAGGAACCTTCTTCATGGTCCTCGCCAACGTCACATGGGCCCTCTGGATCGTCCTTCAG TCCGCACTGCTCAAAGAGTACCCCAATAAGATGCTAGTTACGGTGACACAATGCGTGTTTAGCACGGTGCAGTCATTCGTCGTTGCAGTGGTGGCTGAGAAAGACTTCTCCAAGTGGAACCTCCGGCTAGACATCAGCTTCATCGCCATCGTTTACACT GGGTTTGTGGTGACGGGAGTGTCCTACTATCTACAAGCGTGGTGTATGGAGATGAAAGGCCCCGTGTTTCTAGCAATGTGGAACCCACTCTGCTTCGTCTTCACAATATTCTGCTCCTCTTTCTTTTTGGGAGAGATTGTCCACCTTGGCAG CATTGTGGGTGGAGCTCTGCTGGTTGGCGGGCTTTACAGCGTGTTGTGGGCTAAAAGCAGGGAGACTAGGATCACGTTGATGAGTAGCATGGCGAAGATGACCGATGAAATGCAAGATGAGCAGGGACACAAGAAATCACAAGAGAAGGATGATGGAAACAAAGAGCAAGAGAAATCAACGTCAGCGTTGGGGGTTGAGCAAGTGTAG
- the LOC101784546 gene encoding uncharacterized protein LOC101784546: MVSPGDIREHAASVFIMLNKKTVILFRIEFLVALATLLFFAMFLMDFFRRIIHNSFMRSVFSVFDAVCDSIVVYLLGAMQSAPFKNQLFPVWALVLVNFRYSADYISGYGVPDRRGRRFTEWRNVFKLLGSAFLNWTRGSRFKGPLWLVWGLQIVRSGYRFSSHNLASRAVWHGGSSELVAEHMSAMHDETNMKQEFDPVTMKGYKYLVYGETKQKGGFKLKKPQYALSTDQAATKQKKTSPLVTLDKIWDCPIHEPHKQFKDGKDLSLAFALSRLLRCRLEDVTLQGRRIFDINRKLVKNIIDGKVGTSDALKIMELQLAFLHDYFNTRYPMVFWSGLRSLMSIPLPPILTICALCWLAVDIRKVYKPPNGELVNQVKGFNVDIIITWVFIFLMIVKEIWEMITYLHSDWTRLIMWCEYVQRKRKRTHEYVDTWVDSILLYFSRSKITDKRWHGFIDQYVFVQSYDDRPRFWNFIHNLTTGIIPKKDDGAALSGAIKVPEYVRQAVLEKLIKILENEQGSDLPGVIKTLSNNNLRKQLQNYQAYTAQERSTQMVLPTSTQIVLPTSTQIILPASTHFVVPENPDMVLQTSAHIVLPTSTNIVLSTSSHIVVPTSTDIVLPTSSHIILVWHIATSLCEMALATDYGVNLSNPRFPCSLWSWFTSCCSSKPYLMDVSEKKDSIWSWLTNCCLSKSKMEMEDKKKVDGKLPDHLRKTYIIANSLSRYCAYLLVSKPELIPDSFLVPKIVFQKTVKSARDGLLKDCDSLQKRFRKLMDEAEKPIKDFEKEDVLKQGVALGKELLNHLSEERRWEVLAEVWTELLIHIAPTSSAQAHKKCLSRGEFVTHIWALLWHHGVQKSSLWPEDVEPENNDPQVVHLGNDSDWAGNESRKTGGDIMRSDRIGINIDKANDNKRTQRAGGRQLKERTRRKEETGSSEIEEISQDVTVNTTNVQRGMAGQAQNESEGKKVRQCSRAPNVI; this comes from the coding sequence ATGGTGAGCCCCGGTGATATCCGCGAACATGCGGCATCCGTGTTCATCATGTTGAACAAGAAAACAGTCATCTTGTTTCGCATAGAATTCCTGGTGGCCCTCGCCACACTACTGTTCTTTGCCATGTTCCTCATGGACTTCTTCCGCCGCATCATCCACAACTCGTTCATGAGATCCGTCTTCAGTGTCTTTGACGCGGTCTGCGACTCCATCGTCGTCTACCTCCTGGGGGCCATGCAGTCGGCGCCTTTCAAGAACCAGCTGTTCCCAGTCTGGGCTCTTGTGCTCGTCAATTTCCGTTACAGTGCAGATTACATCTCCGGCTATGGCGTTCCTGACCGTCGTGGGCGAAGGTTCACCGAATGGAGGAACGTGTTCAAGCTCCTGGGATCGGCATTCTTGAATTGGACGCGTGGATCCAGATTCAAGGGTCCACTGTGGTTGGTCTGGGGCCTGCAGATAGTGAGGAGCGGGTACAGATTTTCTTCACATAACCTGGCGTCCCGTGCCGTCTGGCATGGCGGGAGTTCGGAGCTTGTTGCAGAGCACATGAGCGCCATGCACGACGAAACCAACATGAAGCAAGAATTCGACCCGGTGACGATGAAAGGCTACAAGTACTTGGTCTACGGAGAAACAAAGCAGAAAGGAGGTTTCAAACTAAAGAAGCCTCAGTACGCGTTGTCTACCGACCAGGCTGCTACTAAGCAGAAGAAGACGTCGCCACTGGTCACGCTGGACAAGATTTGGGACTGTCCTATTCATGAGCCACATAAGCAGTTTAAGGATGGGAAAGATCTCTCTCTGGCCTTCGCCTTGTCCAGGCTGCTGCGGTGCAGGCTCGAGGATGTGACTCTGCAAGGACGGCGTATATTTGACATCAACCGAAAGCTGGTCAAGAACATAATTGACGGGAAGGTGGGTACCAGCGATGCCCTGAAGATCATGGAGCTGCAGCTTGCCTTCCTCCATGACTATTTCAACACCCGCTACCCCATGGTGTTCTGGAGTGGGCTCCGATCTCTCATGTCGATTCCGCTTCCACCCATACTGACCATCTGTGCTCTCTGCTGGCTTGCTGTGGACATCCGAAAGGTCTATAAGCCCCCTAATGGCGAGCTTGTCAATCAGGTGAAGGGTTTTAATGTCGACATAATCATTACTTGGGTATTCATTTTCTTGATGATTGTGAAGGAGATATGGGAGATGATAACCTACTTACATTCAGACTGGACAAGATTAATCATGTGGTGCGAGTATGTGCAGCGGAAGCGCAAGAGAACCCACGAATATGTAGATACATGGGTGGACAGCATTCTACTATATTTCTCCAGATCTAAGATTACTGATAAGAGGTGGCATGGGTTCATTGACCAGTATGTCTTCGTGCAGTCATATGATGACAGACCAAGATTTTGGAACTTCATTCACAACTTAACCACAGGAATAATTCCAAAGAAGGATGATGGGGCAGCGCTCAGTGGAGCCATCAAAGTTCCGGAGTATGTCAGGCAGGCAGTCCTGGAGAAGCTCATCAAAATACTGGAGAATGAGCAAGGTTCTGATCTGCCCGGGGTCATCAAGACATTGTCTAACAACAACCTTAGGAAGCAGTTGCAGAACTACCAGGCTTACACTGCACAAGAGAGGAGCACTCAGATGGTCCTGCCAACAAGCACTCAGATCGTCCTTCCGACAAGCACTCAGATCATCCTGCCGGCAAGCACTCACTTCGTCGTCCCGGAAAACCCTGACATGGTCCTGCAGACAAGCGCTCATATCGTCCTGCCGACAAGCACTAACATCGTCCTGTCGACAAGCTCTCACATCGTCGTGCCAACAAGCACTGACATCGTTCTACCGACGAGCTCACACATTATTCTTGTGTGGCACATTGCAACCAGCCTCTGCGAGATGGCGCTTGCCACAGATTACGGAGTAAACTTGAGCAATCCTAGGTTTCCATGTTCCCTCTGGTCTTGGTTCACTTCCTGCTGCTCATCAAAACCGTATCTTATGGACGTGAGTGAGAAGAAAGATAGCATCTGGTCATGGCTCACAAATTGTTGCTTATCCAAATCAAAAATGGAAATGGAAGACAAGAAGAAAGTGGATGGGAAGTTGCCTGATCATCTCCGGAAAACATATATCATTGCGAATAGCTTGTCACGGTACTGCGCATATCTCCTGGTTTCAAAGCCTGAGCTGATCCCTGATAGCTTCCTTGTTCCCAAGATTGTCTTCCAGAAAACCGTGAAGAGTGCCCGTGATGGTCTTCTGAAAGATTGTGATTCATTACAGAAAAGGTTCAGAAAACTGATGGACGAAGCAGAGAAACCTATTAAAGACTTTGAGAAAGAGGATGTATTGAAACAAGGTGTGGCATTGGGCAAGGAACTGCTCAATCATCTGAGTGAGGAACGCCGCTGGGAGGTTCTAGCAGAGGTATGGACAGAGTTACTTATACACATTGCACCCACGTCGAGTGCACAGGCACACAAGAAGTGTCTCTCTAGAGGGGAGTTCGTAACCCACATTTGGGCATTGCTTTGGCACCATGGCGTCCAGAAAAGCAGCTTGTGGCCAGAGGATGTTGAGCCTGAAAACAATGATCCACAAGTGGTCCACCTAGGAAACGACAGTGATTGGGCTGGGAACGAGAGTAGGAAAACTGGAGGAGATATTATGAGGAGCGACAGGATTGGAATTAACATTGATAAAGCAAATGACAACAAAAGGACCCAAAGAGCAGGAGGCAGGCAACTCAAGGAGAGGACTAGGAGAAAGGAGGAAACAGGGAGTTCAGAAATTGAAGAGATCTCTCAGGACGTGACGGTGAATACCACAAATGTTCAGAGAGGCATGGCTGGCCAAGCCCAAAACGAGAGTGAAGGGAAGAAGGTCCGACAGTGTTCCAGAGCACCCAACGTCATCTGA
- the LOC101783470 gene encoding WAT1-related protein At5g64700 — translation MDIRKKAYVVAIIIQLIYAGMYVVSKAAFNHGMSTFVFIFYRQAAATVLLLPLAIVLERRNAPSMPFRLFLKLFFYALLGNTLTMNMYNISLKYTSATVASATSNSVPVVTFFLAVLLRLEVVRLRSPSGMAKAAGVALCLAGVLTIALYTGPSMSPVNHHRAFAGSGAAEHHATTSSSKGTWIKGTFLMLLSNTTWSLWIVLQASLLKEYPNKLLSTLVQCMLSTAQSFLLAVAVERNPAAWKLKLDVGLLAVGYSGFVVTGVSFYLQAWCIEKRGPVFLAMSNPLGLLLTIFCSFFLGEIVHLGSLLGSALLVGGLYSVLWGKSKDHLHQPPPPQPQPSQEAPKHQSTGGVCSNDDDDEEKQQQHKDGEETQLKDLFAMEASPLRHQVG, via the exons ATGGATATCAGAAAGAAGGCCTATGTGGTTGCCATCATCATTCAGCTGATCTACGCCGGCATGTACGTCGTCTCCAAGGCGGCATTCAACCATGGGATGAGCACCTTCGTCTTCATCTTCTACCGCCAGGCAGCGGCCACTGTTCTATTGCTGCCCCTCGCCATTGTTCTCGAAAG GAGGAATGCGCCATCCATGCCGTTCCGGTTGTTTCTGAAGCTATTCTTCTATGCATTGCTAGG CAACACATTGACTATGAACATGTACAACATAAGCCTAAAGTACACCTCTGCAACTGTGGCATCGGCAACAAGCAACTCTGTTCCTGTGGTCACCTTCTTCCTGGCAGTCCTGTTGAG GCTGGAGGTGGTGAGGCTGAGGAGCCCGTCGGGCATGGCcaaggccgccggcgtggcgctGTGCCTTGCCGGCGTCCTGACCATCGCCCTGTACACGGGCCCGTCCATGAGCCCGGTGAACCACCACCGCGCCttcgccggcagcggcgccgccgagcaCCATGcgaccaccagcagcagcaagggGACGTGGATCAAGGGCACGTTCCTGATGCTGCTGTCCAACACAACGTGGTCCCTCTGGATCGTCCTGCAGGCCTCCCTGCTGAAGGAGTACCCCAACAAGCTGCTGTCGACGCTGGTGCAGTGCATGCTCAGCACCGCCCAGtccttcctcctcgccgtcgccgtcgagagGAACCCCGCCGCCTGGAAGCTCAAGCTCGACGtcggcctcctcgccgtcggATACTCC GGCTTCGTGGTGACGGGCGTGTCGTTCTACCTGCAGGCGTGGTGCATCGAGAAGCGGGGGCCCGTGTTCCTGGCCATGTCTAACCCGCTGGGCCTCCTGCTCACCATATTCTGCTCCTTCTTCCTCGGCGAGATCGTCCACCTTGGCAGCCTCCTCGGCAGCGCGCTCCTCGTCGGAGGGCTCTACAGCGTTCTCTGGGGCAAGAGCAAGGACCAcctgcaccagccgccgccgccgcagccgcagcctaGTCAGGAGGCACCGAAGCATCAGAGCACCGGTGGCGTCTGcagcaacgacgacgacgacgaggagaagCAACAGCAGCACAAAGATGGTGAGGAGACGCAGctcaaggacttgtttgcaatgGAGGCATCGCCGCTGCGTCATCAGGTCGGATGA
- the LOC101755527 gene encoding WAT1-related protein At5g64700, with product MDAKKPYVIAVIIQLIYTGMFVVSKAAFDHGMNTYVFIFYRQATASLLLLPIALLLERKNARSLSPGLLLKLFFLALIGITFSLNLYNVSLKFTSATVASATTNAMPVVTFCFALLLKMEVVKLRSSSGIAKLAGVSLCLAGVSVIAFYVGPALSPVNHHRAFATSHASASTSSAQSRMVWIKGTFLMVFANMAWSLWIVLQGNLLKEYPNKMLLTVTQCVFSAVQSFVVAVVAERDFSKWSLRFDISLLAVLYNGFVVTGVTYYLQTWCVEMKGPVFLAVWNPLCFVFTIFCSSFFLGEIVNLGSIIGGILLVGGLYSVLWGKSKEIKNAPRGKVNTMDDADDENGHHKPQEKEQPTSASIVEQV from the exons ATGGATGCGAAGAAGCCTTACGTGATCGCCGTCATCATACAACTCATCTACACAGGCATGTTCGTCGTCTCCAAGGCGGCATTCGACCATGGCATGAACACCTACGTCTTCATCTTCTACCGCCAGGCCACCGCATCACTCCTCCTCCTGCCTATCGCGCTTCTTCTCGAAAG GAAAAATGCACGATCCTTGTCTCCTGGGTTGCTCTTGAAGCTCTTCTTCTTAGCCTTAATCGG GATCACGTTTAGCCTAAACCTGTACAACGTGAGTCTGAAATTCACATCCGCAACTGTAGCATCTGCAACCACCAACGCCATGCCTGTCGTCACCTTCTGCTTTGCGCTGCTACTGAAGATGGAGGTGGTGAAGCTGAGGAGCTCCTCAGGCATAGCCAAGCTTGCCGGAGTGTCCCTATGCCTCGCTGGAGTCTCTGTCATTGCCTTCTACGTTGGTCCAGCACTGAGCCCTGTCAACCACCACCGCGCCTTCGCCACCTCCCACGCCTCGGCCTCGACTAGTAGTGCTCAAAGCAGGATGGTATGGATCAAGGGGACATTCCTCATGGTCTTCGCCAACATGGCGTGGTCCCTCTGGATCGTCCTGCAGGGCAACCTGCTCAAGGAGTACCCCAACAAGATGCTCCTGACAGTGACGCAGTGTGTGTTCAGCGCGGTGCAGTCGTTCGTCgtcgcggtggtggcggagaggGATTTCTCCAAGTGGAGTCTTCGATTCGACATCAGCTTACTTGCTGTCCTTTACAAC GGGTTCGTGGTGACTGGAGTGACCTACTACCTGCAAACATGGTGTGTGGAGATGAAAGGCCCCGTCTTCTTGGCCGTCTGGAACCCACTCTGCTTCGTCTTCACAATATTCTGCTCCTCATTCTTCCTAGGGGAGATTGTCAACCTCGGCAG TATTATCGGAGGAATCCTGCTGGTTGGCGGCCTTTACAGTGTGCTCTGGGGTAAGAGCAAGGAGATTAAAAATGCACCTCGTGGCAAGGTGAATACAATGGATGATGCAGATGATGAGAACGGTCACCATAAACCTCAAGAGAAGGAGCAACCAACATCAGCATCAATAGTTGAACAAGTGTGA
- the LOC101783871 gene encoding WAT1-related protein At5g64700 isoform X2, with product MGAKKPYVIAVVIQLIYAGMFVVSKAAFDMGMNTFVFIFYRMVAASLLLLPIAIVLERKNVRSLSLVLLLKLFFYALIGNTFSLNLYNVSMKFTSATVASASSNSMPVVTICLALLLRMEVVKLRSLSGTAKVAGVALCLAGVFILAFYTGPALSPVNPHRAFAVAHATNSKIPSRMTWIKGTFFMVLANVTWALWIVLQGFVVTGVSYYLQAWCMEMKGPVFLAMWNPLCFVFTIFCSSFFLGEIVHLGSIVGGALLVGGLYSVLWAKSRETRITLMSSMAKMTDEMQDEQGHKKSQEKDDGNKEQEKSTSALGVEQV from the exons ATGGGCGCGAAGAAGCCTTACGTGATCGCCGTCGTCATTCAGCTTATCTACGCCGGCATGTTCGTCGTCTCCAAGGCAGCCTTCGACATGGGGATGAACACCTTCGTCTTCATCTTCTACAGAATGGTCGCCGCGTCGCTCCTCCTGCTCCCCATTGCGATTGTCCTCGAAAG GAAGAATGTGCGGTCTTTGTCCTTGGTTCTGCTCCTGAAGCTCTTCTTCTATGCCTTGATCGG GAATACATTTAGCTTGAACCTGTACAACGTAAGCATGAAGTTCACGTCGGCGACGGTGGCATCTGCGTCGAGCAACTCCATGCCCGTCGTCACCATCTGCCTGGCGCTGCTGCTGAGGATGGAGGTGGTGAAGCTGCGGAGCCTTTCCGGCACGGCCAAGGTCGCCGGCGTGGCGCTCTGCCTCGCCGGCGTCTTCATCCTCGCCTTCTACACCGGGCCGGCGCTGAGCCCCGTGAATCCCCACCGCGCCTTCGCTGTCGCCCACGCCACTAACAGCAAGATTCCGAGCAGGATGACGTGGATCAAAGGAACCTTCTTCATGGTCCTCGCCAACGTCACATGGGCCCTCTGGATCGTCCTTCAG GGGTTTGTGGTGACGGGAGTGTCCTACTATCTACAAGCGTGGTGTATGGAGATGAAAGGCCCCGTGTTTCTAGCAATGTGGAACCCACTCTGCTTCGTCTTCACAATATTCTGCTCCTCTTTCTTTTTGGGAGAGATTGTCCACCTTGGCAG CATTGTGGGTGGAGCTCTGCTGGTTGGCGGGCTTTACAGCGTGTTGTGGGCTAAAAGCAGGGAGACTAGGATCACGTTGATGAGTAGCATGGCGAAGATGACCGATGAAATGCAAGATGAGCAGGGACACAAGAAATCACAAGAGAAGGATGATGGAAACAAAGAGCAAGAGAAATCAACGTCAGCGTTGGGGGTTGAGCAAGTGTAG